The Chloroflexota bacterium genome has a window encoding:
- a CDS encoding PQQ-binding-like beta-propeller repeat protein — MAGVGLRYSELRDLFRPIPSAPLGLVAFGLVACSAAPSTGSLPRRQPPPAGPAVAEVAAPTADGRASWATYHGNNERAGVGPSTPTFGDPVLRWRADLDAEIYAEPLAINGRLIVVTENDTAYALDASSGEIIWEQHVADPVPLSSLPCGNIDPSGFTSTPVIDSTSNIVYAVGRVQPTHHELYAFNVESGSVLFHRSVDPPGDDPRFLQQRGALALANGRVYVAFGGNFGDCGPYHGWVVGVNADGSGDLVTYQVPTPREAGIWAPPGPAVDGDGSLLVATGNGESEDAFDYANAVVRLSPDLELLDYWAPANWASLSATDTDVGSIGPMLVGAGQVLQSGKNGMGYLLRASALGGIGGELFSARVCRGAYGGAAYEPPTLIVPCVDGLAAIEVDDGAFRIAWRAGEGQLNSPIIAYGSVWSIDQRNAALLQIDPTDGSIRSRTSLDGPIRAHFTTPSAVGDALFVPAGHSVLAFGAPP, encoded by the coding sequence GTGGCTGGAGTTGGGCTACGGTATTCCGAATTGCGCGATCTCTTCCGTCCCATCCCGTCCGCGCCGCTCGGCCTCGTCGCCTTCGGGCTCGTCGCGTGTAGCGCCGCGCCGTCCACGGGCTCGCTCCCGAGGCGCCAGCCACCGCCTGCGGGCCCAGCCGTCGCCGAGGTCGCCGCGCCGACGGCCGACGGGCGCGCGAGCTGGGCGACCTACCACGGGAATAACGAGCGGGCTGGCGTGGGCCCGAGCACGCCGACCTTTGGCGACCCGGTCCTTCGATGGCGGGCCGATCTCGACGCGGAAATCTATGCCGAGCCCCTCGCGATCAATGGGCGACTGATCGTCGTCACGGAAAACGACACGGCATACGCCTTGGACGCCTCCAGTGGCGAGATCATCTGGGAGCAGCACGTCGCGGACCCAGTGCCGCTTTCGAGCCTTCCGTGCGGCAACATCGATCCAAGCGGATTCACCTCAACCCCCGTGATCGATTCGACGTCGAACATCGTGTACGCTGTCGGCCGCGTTCAACCGACCCACCATGAGCTGTACGCCTTCAACGTCGAATCCGGTTCGGTGCTCTTCCACCGCTCGGTGGACCCGCCGGGGGATGATCCGCGTTTCCTCCAGCAGCGCGGCGCCCTCGCGCTGGCGAACGGTCGCGTGTACGTCGCCTTCGGGGGGAACTTCGGCGATTGCGGGCCCTATCACGGCTGGGTGGTCGGCGTGAATGCCGACGGCTCCGGCGACCTGGTCACCTACCAGGTTCCAACTCCGCGGGAGGCCGGGATCTGGGCGCCGCCCGGTCCGGCGGTCGATGGCGACGGCTCGCTGCTGGTCGCGACCGGGAACGGGGAGTCGGAAGACGCGTTCGACTACGCGAATGCCGTGGTCCGACTGTCTCCGGACCTGGAGCTCCTCGACTACTGGGCCCCCGCGAATTGGGCGAGCTTGAGCGCCACCGATACCGACGTCGGCTCGATCGGGCCGATGCTGGTGGGCGCCGGCCAGGTCCTGCAATCGGGCAAGAACGGAATGGGCTATCTCCTGCGCGCAAGCGCATTGGGCGGGATTGGCGGCGAGCTATTCTCGGCGCGCGTGTGCCGCGGAGCCTACGGAGGAGCAGCCTATGAGCCGCCGACGTTGATCGTGCCGTGTGTCGACGGCCTCGCCGCGATCGAGGTGGATGACGGCGCGTTTCGCATCGCGTGGCGCGCGGGCGAGGGCCAGCTCAACTCGCCCATCATCGCCTACGGGTCGGTCTGGTCGATCGATCAGCGAAATGCAGCGCTGCTCCAGATCGATCCGACCGATGGCTCGATTCGATCGCGAACGTCGTTGGACGGGCCGATCCGCGCGCACTTCACCACCCCGTCGGCCGTTGGCGACGCGCTGTTCGTCCCGGCAGGCCACAGCGTGCTGGCGTTCGGCGCCCCGCCGTAG
- a CDS encoding metallophosphoesterase, whose amino-acid sequence MRRGPGRWVAPSLALASIALGSLGVVCRAAMNETRKLEIRRRVVRLPRLSDAFHGYRILHISDLHVGGWAPGLDHVRTAQSIGADLIVVTGDLIDHDRDRESCAAALGALHAPDGVWCVLGNHDHAATRCVGGVHRFTNDLARRGVRTLRNGASPICRGRERLWLVGVDDPYEWRVDLVQAYNGIPEGAPSILLAHSPDVLAFLPPGRADLVLAGHCHGGQIRTPLGAVVTRTRRRYPDVLGLQRIDGTLTHLSGGVGSTIPLRLLCPPEVTVLHIVAGAHAQTR is encoded by the coding sequence ATGAGGCGTGGTCCCGGCCGCTGGGTCGCGCCGTCGCTGGCGCTCGCATCCATCGCCCTCGGTTCACTGGGCGTCGTGTGCCGGGCAGCGATGAACGAAACGCGAAAGCTGGAGATTCGCCGACGGGTGGTCCGCTTGCCGCGTCTGTCAGACGCGTTCCACGGATATCGGATCCTGCACATCAGCGATCTCCACGTGGGCGGTTGGGCCCCGGGTCTCGATCACGTTCGCACCGCACAGTCGATCGGTGCGGACCTCATCGTCGTGACCGGCGATTTGATCGACCATGATCGGGACCGTGAGTCGTGCGCCGCGGCGTTGGGAGCGCTGCATGCGCCGGATGGCGTCTGGTGCGTTCTGGGCAACCACGACCACGCCGCCACGCGGTGTGTTGGCGGTGTCCATCGGTTCACGAACGACCTCGCGCGCCGCGGCGTTCGAACGCTGCGGAACGGGGCTTCGCCGATCTGTCGGGGCCGCGAGCGCCTCTGGCTGGTGGGCGTCGACGATCCGTACGAGTGGCGCGTTGATCTGGTCCAAGCCTACAATGGCATTCCCGAAGGTGCCCCGTCGATCCTTCTCGCCCACTCGCCGGACGTGCTGGCTTTCCTCCCGCCCGGTCGCGCGGACCTGGTTCTCGCGGGCCACTGCCATGGGGGCCAGATCCGCACACCCCTCGGCGCGGTCGTGACGCGCACGCGCAGGCGCTATCCGGACGTGCTCGGGCTCCAGCGCATCGACGGCACCCTCACGCACCTCTCCGGAGGCGTGGGCTCGACCATTCCATTGCGACTCCTCTGTCCACCGGAGGTCACCGTGCTCCACATCGTCGCGGGGGCTCACGCCCAGACCCGGTGA
- a CDS encoding mercuric reductase codes for MSQANGEAYDAIVIGSGQGGGPLATALARGGRKTALVERKWVGGSCINYGCTPTKTMIASARVAYLARRGADFGVATGPVRVDLARVRQRKRDIVESFRTGSERRIVQTPGVDLIFGEASFAGPHTVQVAPTDGEPRRLAAPIICINTGLRPVEPRIEGIDRVPTLDSTAIQELDEVPEHLVVLGGGYIGVEFGQMFRRFGARVTIIQHGAHLLDREDSDVSDEVAKILREDGIDVLLSSEAQRAEVGAGGRVLLSVRTPDGERRLDGSHVLKATGRAPDVAALNLSAAGIATTDRGAIRVNDRLETSVPGVYAMGDVKGGPAFTHISYDDFRVLRTNLVDGGSASIAGRIVPYTVFMDPQLGRVGATETEARNAGRPIRVAKMPMSWIARALEVDESRGFIKVVVDGESDQILGCAALGLEGGELMAMIEIAMMGHLPFTALRDGIFAHPTLAEAWNNVFSEFQ; via the coding sequence ATGAGCCAGGCAAACGGCGAAGCCTATGACGCCATCGTCATCGGATCCGGCCAAGGGGGCGGCCCGCTCGCCACCGCGCTGGCCCGCGGCGGGCGAAAGACGGCGCTCGTCGAACGGAAGTGGGTTGGCGGAAGCTGTATTAACTACGGATGCACGCCCACGAAGACGATGATCGCCAGCGCGCGCGTCGCCTATCTGGCTCGGCGCGGAGCCGACTTTGGGGTCGCGACCGGTCCCGTCCGCGTCGATCTTGCGCGCGTTCGCCAGCGGAAGCGCGACATCGTCGAGAGCTTCCGGACCGGAAGCGAGCGCCGAATCGTGCAGACGCCGGGCGTCGACCTGATCTTTGGCGAAGCCAGCTTCGCAGGACCCCACACCGTCCAGGTCGCGCCGACCGATGGAGAGCCGCGGCGCCTCGCCGCGCCCATCATCTGCATCAACACAGGACTTCGACCGGTCGAGCCGCGAATCGAAGGCATCGATCGCGTGCCAACGCTCGATTCGACGGCCATACAGGAGCTGGACGAGGTTCCGGAGCATTTGGTCGTCCTGGGCGGCGGATACATCGGTGTGGAGTTCGGCCAGATGTTCCGCCGCTTCGGAGCGCGGGTCACCATTATCCAACACGGGGCGCATCTGCTCGATCGTGAGGACTCAGACGTCTCAGACGAGGTGGCCAAAATCCTGAGAGAGGACGGCATAGATGTGCTGCTCTCCAGTGAGGCCCAGCGGGCGGAGGTAGGCGCTGGTGGGCGCGTCCTCCTCTCTGTGCGGACCCCCGATGGAGAGCGCCGCCTCGACGGCTCGCACGTCCTGAAGGCGACGGGCCGCGCACCGGACGTGGCAGCCCTGAACCTCTCGGCGGCGGGGATTGCGACCACCGATCGGGGCGCCATTCGCGTGAACGATCGCCTCGAGACGAGCGTCCCCGGCGTGTACGCCATGGGCGACGTGAAAGGCGGGCCGGCATTTACCCACATCTCGTACGACGACTTCCGCGTGCTGCGGACGAACCTGGTCGACGGCGGCAGCGCGTCGATCGCGGGTCGGATCGTGCCGTATACCGTATTCATGGACCCGCAGCTCGGCCGCGTCGGCGCGACCGAGACCGAGGCCCGGAACGCCGGCCGCCCGATTCGCGTCGCGAAGATGCCCATGAGCTGGATCGCGCGGGCCCTCGAAGTCGACGAGTCCCGTGGCTTCATCAAAGTCGTCGTGGACGGGGAGAGCGATCAGATTCTCGGCTGCGCCGCGCTGGGTCTCGAGGGTGGCGAGCTGATGGCGATGATCGAGATCGCCATGATGGGACACCTCCCCTTCACCGCGCTTCGGGACGGGATCTTCGCCCACCCGACGTTGGCCGAGGCCTGGAACAACGTCTTCTCCGAGTTCCAATGA
- a CDS encoding ABC transporter substrate-binding protein translates to MRVHRFGSIAAALAIAAIAACGAPAPSQTPSADQRSAPARALPRTVRVAVGSETDNLSTKLGGGTNAAEYNFLNNSPLVLLDERGVPSPLLASEQPSRDNGTWVVNADGTMETTWRIRSNARWHDGEPVVARDFQFALRVYLDDAMPISDRMPEMLMTSVTPVDDKTFVIAWKQPYPKANLLIQRDLEPLPVHIVGSLYAAGDPDAFLNNRFWSSPDYVGTGPYRLVEWDPGAQLVYQAFDGYFMGPPPIEQIVVRIIPDTNTVVANLLSGDLDTAVGATVLGQQGGATVRERWNQTGEGTVIGTPVRFRYSQIQFDAAYLLQPALLDLRVRRAIATGVDRQTLAQVVTLGESDVAEIYLIPTDPLFAKADSVITKYPYDPARAASLLADAGWTRRGDTLVNSAGEPFTLDIRTTQNEDNLTEMHIMAADLTKLGMDITETVVPQSRIRDSEYRIKFPGVNNTAMSIGVPDTLRVALSAECPDPARRYSGSNRGCWSNPQYDRFYEIASTSLDPSDRDDAVVQALRVLTENLGVIGLGRNAEMVPVRKGLVGPGPRWPGQIGDTWNVHLWHWTDS, encoded by the coding sequence ATGCGCGTGCACCGCTTTGGATCGATCGCCGCGGCCCTCGCCATCGCCGCCATCGCCGCCTGCGGCGCGCCGGCGCCGAGCCAGACGCCGAGCGCCGATCAGCGGTCCGCCCCCGCTCGCGCGCTTCCCCGCACGGTCCGCGTCGCAGTCGGGTCTGAGACCGATAATCTCTCCACCAAGCTGGGGGGTGGGACGAACGCCGCCGAGTACAACTTTTTGAACAACAGCCCCCTCGTGCTCCTCGACGAGCGGGGCGTCCCAAGCCCGCTGCTGGCCTCGGAGCAGCCCTCGCGCGACAACGGGACGTGGGTGGTCAATGCCGACGGCACCATGGAGACGACCTGGCGAATCCGATCCAACGCCCGATGGCACGACGGCGAGCCCGTCGTCGCCCGCGATTTCCAGTTCGCCCTGCGCGTGTATCTCGACGACGCGATGCCCATCTCCGATCGCATGCCCGAAATGCTGATGACGTCGGTCACCCCTGTGGACGACAAGACATTCGTGATCGCCTGGAAGCAGCCGTATCCAAAGGCCAACCTATTGATCCAGCGTGATCTCGAGCCCCTCCCGGTGCACATCGTCGGGTCGCTCTACGCGGCTGGCGACCCCGACGCGTTTCTCAACAACCGATTCTGGTCCTCTCCCGACTACGTTGGGACCGGCCCATATCGCCTGGTGGAGTGGGACCCTGGCGCCCAGCTCGTATACCAAGCATTCGACGGTTACTTCATGGGCCCACCCCCCATCGAGCAGATCGTGGTCCGAATCATTCCGGACACCAATACGGTCGTCGCGAATCTGCTGTCGGGCGACCTCGACACCGCTGTGGGGGCGACGGTCCTGGGCCAACAGGGCGGCGCGACGGTGCGCGAACGGTGGAATCAAACCGGCGAGGGCACCGTGATCGGTACGCCGGTGCGCTTCCGGTACAGCCAGATTCAGTTCGACGCCGCGTACCTGCTGCAGCCCGCGCTGCTCGACCTGCGCGTCCGACGCGCCATCGCCACCGGCGTGGACCGGCAGACGCTCGCTCAGGTGGTCACCCTCGGAGAGTCGGACGTGGCAGAGATTTACCTCATCCCGACCGATCCGCTCTTCGCCAAAGCGGATAGCGTCATCACCAAGTATCCGTACGATCCCGCGCGGGCGGCGTCGCTGCTCGCAGACGCCGGCTGGACGCGCCGTGGAGACACGCTCGTCAACAGCGCCGGCGAACCCTTCACCCTCGATATCCGCACCACACAGAATGAAGACAATTTGACCGAGATGCACATCATGGCGGCCGACTTGACCAAGCTTGGGATGGACATCACCGAGACCGTCGTCCCACAGTCCCGCATCAGAGACTCCGAATACCGCATCAAGTTCCCCGGCGTGAACAACACCGCCATGTCCATTGGCGTGCCCGACACGCTTCGGGTCGCGCTCAGCGCGGAATGCCCAGATCCTGCCCGTCGGTATTCGGGTAGCAATCGCGGCTGCTGGTCGAATCCTCAGTACGATCGGTTCTACGAGATCGCCAGCACCTCCCTCGATCCGAGCGACCGCGACGACGCCGTCGTTCAGGCTCTGCGCGTTCTGACCGAGAACCTCGGCGTCATTGGCCTGGGGCGCAACGCGGAGATGGTGCCCGTCCGCAAGGGCCTGGTCGGGCCCGGTCCGCGATGGCCAGGGCAGATCGGCGACACGTGGAACGTGCACCTCTGGCACTGGACCGATTCCTGA
- a CDS encoding D-alanyl-D-alanine carboxypeptidase, producing the protein MRVKILAGLAVLLALIAAGGVYGWVQLSQPIPPIVAATSFPTSLTVEGEPPALPWPSQGAAAVAVPEIGIVGTSGPKTPRPIASIAKVMTAYLVLTDHPLAPREPGPTVGVTAEDVRIFEADLADGQSVVPVVAGEQLTEYQLLQALLLPSGNNIADLLAKWDAGSREAFVAKMNAKAGEMGMSSTRFADASGYSPQTVSTATDLIILGQAAMREPVFAEIVAQQEAAIPVAERIFNVNTDLGRGGNIGIKTGSTPEAGACFMFAARRTVNDREMVLVGAVLDQPQLSDAFARSSDIAAAAARGVRMSRVLDTSTVVGTYAAPWGPKVDAMPAENVDFLAWPGMAVSVEAQLDPIEAPLQSGDRVGLLSLKLGDQSKTVELVASGSIPSPGRTWRLLRPLRELGVVSSTAGAANR; encoded by the coding sequence GTGCGCGTCAAAATCCTCGCAGGCCTCGCGGTACTCCTTGCCCTCATCGCCGCAGGCGGGGTCTACGGCTGGGTGCAGCTGTCTCAGCCGATACCGCCGATCGTCGCCGCGACCTCCTTTCCCACAAGCCTCACCGTCGAGGGGGAGCCACCGGCGCTGCCCTGGCCGAGCCAGGGAGCAGCCGCGGTCGCCGTTCCGGAGATCGGCATCGTGGGGACGTCAGGGCCGAAGACGCCACGGCCGATCGCCAGCATCGCCAAGGTCATGACCGCCTACCTCGTGCTCACGGACCACCCGCTGGCGCCGCGTGAGCCGGGGCCGACCGTTGGCGTGACCGCCGAGGACGTGCGGATCTTCGAGGCCGATCTGGCCGATGGCCAGTCCGTTGTTCCCGTCGTCGCGGGCGAGCAGCTCACCGAGTACCAGCTCCTTCAGGCGCTCCTGCTTCCATCCGGAAACAACATCGCGGACCTTCTTGCGAAGTGGGACGCCGGCTCACGTGAGGCGTTCGTCGCGAAGATGAACGCGAAGGCGGGAGAGATGGGCATGTCGTCGACACGCTTCGCCGACGCCAGTGGCTACTCGCCGCAGACCGTGAGCACCGCGACGGATCTCATCATCCTGGGACAGGCCGCGATGCGGGAGCCGGTCTTTGCCGAAATCGTGGCCCAGCAGGAAGCCGCGATCCCCGTGGCGGAGCGCATCTTCAACGTCAACACCGACCTCGGTCGGGGCGGCAACATTGGGATCAAGACCGGCTCGACGCCCGAAGCGGGCGCCTGCTTCATGTTCGCCGCGCGCCGCACGGTGAACGACCGGGAGATGGTCCTCGTCGGCGCGGTTCTGGATCAACCCCAGCTTTCCGACGCCTTTGCTCGCTCCAGCGATATCGCGGCGGCAGCGGCCCGCGGCGTTCGAATGAGCCGCGTGCTGGACACCTCCACCGTCGTGGGGACCTACGCGGCGCCGTGGGGACCCAAGGTCGACGCGATGCCCGCTGAAAACGTGGACTTCCTGGCGTGGCCCGGTATGGCTGTGAGCGTCGAAGCGCAGCTCGATCCGATAGAAGCGCCCCTCCAATCAGGCGACCGCGTCGGGCTGTTGTCCTTGAAGCTGGGCGACCAGAGCAAGACGGTAGAGCTGGTCGCCAGCGGGTCGATTCCATCGCCCGGACGCACCTGGCGGCTGCTTCGCCCGCTTCGCGAGCTGGGGGTCGTGAGCAGCACCGCGGGAGCGGCGAATCGGTAG
- a CDS encoding ABC transporter substrate-binding protein translates to MARKTGWLVSWVAAIIAAAVALSSCAKPVGPAATAPATGAAPVVKMSIAYSEIVFSNLPLWVAKESGIFEKNSLDVDLQQISSSNAIAALLSGQVQAAHAGGSEALSANLSGADLEIVGVVGGVYPYYLMAQPSIKTIDDLRGKKIGVSQPGSSSDIATRTALKANGIDPDKDVTIVPVGSLANRTAALLSGAIDAGLDNPPGSIKQEAQGLHALIDLAAQKLPASNNTIVMQRSFVDGNKDAVQRYVDSIMQAMAKVRNDRAYAVQILKQYYQSDDDAAMNATYDFLLETMPDQPFPSTDQFKDVLDQLQAKGQPATEADVTKMITTSFVQNAVDRKVGANVS, encoded by the coding sequence GTGGCACGGAAAACGGGTTGGCTGGTCAGTTGGGTCGCGGCGATCATTGCGGCGGCTGTGGCGCTTTCTTCCTGCGCGAAGCCGGTGGGTCCGGCCGCCACGGCGCCGGCGACAGGCGCCGCGCCCGTCGTCAAGATGTCCATCGCCTACAGCGAGATCGTCTTCAGTAACCTCCCGCTCTGGGTGGCGAAAGAGTCCGGCATCTTTGAAAAGAACTCGCTGGATGTCGACCTGCAGCAGATCAGTAGCTCGAACGCCATCGCGGCGCTCCTCTCCGGCCAGGTCCAAGCAGCCCACGCGGGCGGATCCGAGGCGCTGAGCGCAAACCTCAGCGGCGCCGACCTCGAGATCGTCGGGGTTGTCGGAGGCGTCTACCCCTACTATTTGATGGCCCAGCCCAGCATCAAGACCATCGACGATCTGCGCGGCAAGAAGATCGGGGTGAGTCAGCCGGGCTCGTCCTCGGACATCGCGACCCGGACGGCCTTGAAAGCCAACGGGATCGATCCCGACAAGGACGTTACCATCGTCCCCGTCGGGTCGTTGGCGAACCGGACGGCGGCCCTGCTGAGCGGTGCAATCGATGCCGGCCTCGATAATCCGCCCGGCTCGATCAAGCAGGAGGCGCAGGGACTCCACGCCCTCATCGATCTCGCGGCACAGAAGCTGCCGGCGTCCAACAACACGATCGTCATGCAGCGCTCGTTCGTGGACGGCAACAAGGACGCGGTGCAGCGATACGTGGACTCCATCATGCAGGCCATGGCCAAGGTGCGGAACGATCGAGCGTACGCGGTGCAGATCCTCAAGCAGTACTACCAGTCGGACGACGATGCGGCGATGAACGCGACGTACGACTTTCTCCTCGAGACGATGCCCGACCAGCCATTCCCGTCGACCGATCAGTTCAAGGACGTGCTCGATCAGCTCCAGGCCAAGGGCCAACCGGCAACCGAGGCGGACGTGACCAAGATGATCACCACCAGCTTCGTGCAAAACGCCGTGGACCGAAAGGTCGGCGCCAACGTGAGCTGA
- a CDS encoding ABC transporter substrate-binding protein, producing the protein MRIAVPDLISNSYFPAIAAVELGFFRSEGIDATLDLVFPVTRAMESLRDGELDLVAGAAHATLAAFPDWQGARLLAALAQHMYWFLVLRSDLRVRRGDLTALAGLRIGAAPGPDEGLRQLLIEAGIDPASNRIEIGPIPTANAAGVSFGVTAARALEEGTLDGFWANGMGAEVAVRRGVGSVVLDVRRGDGPPPARGFTFPALVATTDLIDREPTLVASAVRAVVRAQQALKAEPSCATRVGERLFPPLEASLIAELIRRDTPYYDPRIEQDTVERLNRFATARGLLSHAVPYSGVVAAAFRDCWSA; encoded by the coding sequence GTGCGTATTGCGGTTCCGGACCTGATCTCCAACTCGTATTTTCCCGCCATCGCCGCCGTCGAACTGGGCTTCTTTCGATCCGAGGGAATCGACGCGACGCTGGACCTGGTGTTCCCCGTGACGCGGGCGATGGAGTCGCTCCGCGATGGAGAGCTCGATCTCGTCGCGGGAGCCGCGCACGCCACCCTCGCGGCATTTCCGGACTGGCAGGGAGCCCGCCTCCTCGCCGCTCTCGCACAACACATGTACTGGTTTCTCGTCCTCCGATCCGATCTCCGAGTGCGCCGGGGCGATCTGACAGCGCTGGCCGGGTTGCGGATCGGCGCGGCGCCGGGCCCGGACGAGGGATTGCGGCAGCTCCTGATCGAGGCGGGCATCGACCCGGCATCGAACCGGATCGAGATCGGTCCAATCCCGACCGCGAACGCCGCCGGCGTTTCCTTCGGCGTGACCGCCGCCCGCGCCCTGGAGGAGGGCACCCTCGACGGGTTCTGGGCCAACGGGATGGGCGCGGAGGTGGCGGTCCGACGCGGAGTTGGATCGGTGGTGCTCGACGTTCGCCGAGGAGACGGGCCGCCCCCTGCACGCGGCTTTACGTTTCCCGCGCTGGTCGCCACGACGGACCTCATCGACCGCGAACCGACGCTGGTCGCGAGCGCCGTGCGCGCCGTCGTGCGCGCACAGCAGGCCCTGAAAGCGGAGCCGAGTTGCGCTACCCGGGTTGGGGAGCGGCTGTTTCCGCCACTCGAGGCGAGCCTGATCGCGGAGCTGATCCGCCGCGACACGCCCTACTACGACCCACGAATCGAGCAGGACACCGTCGAGCGCCTGAACCGCTTCGCCACGGCCCGCGGCCTGCTGTCGCACGCGGTGCCCTACTCGGGCGTGGTTGCCGCGGCGTTTCGCGATTGTTGGAGCGCCTAG